The following are from one region of the Segatella oris genome:
- the dapB gene encoding 4-hydroxy-tetrahydrodipicolinate reductase → MKIALIGYGKMGHMIEEIALQRGHEIVCKIDADNQQDFDSDAFINADVAIEFTNPTAAYGNYLKAFSHNVKVVSGSTGWMKDHKADVEALTKDGKQTLFWASNFSIGVAIFSAVNRYLAKIMNQFPQYDVAMEEIHHVHKLDAPSGTAITLAEDIIENLDRKDKWVKGLQHHADGSEEGSNTVAANELPIASIRRDEVPGIHSISYDSEADKITITHDAHSRKGFALGAVLAAEYTKDHTGLLTTSDLFKF, encoded by the coding sequence ATGAAAATAGCATTGATTGGCTACGGCAAAATGGGACACATGATTGAAGAGATTGCCCTGCAACGTGGCCACGAAATTGTATGCAAAATCGATGCCGACAACCAGCAAGACTTCGACTCTGATGCCTTTATCAACGCTGATGTAGCCATCGAATTCACCAATCCAACGGCGGCATATGGCAACTATCTCAAGGCTTTCAGCCACAATGTGAAAGTTGTCAGCGGTTCAACGGGATGGATGAAAGACCATAAAGCCGACGTTGAAGCACTGACCAAAGACGGCAAGCAGACCCTTTTCTGGGCCAGTAACTTCTCGATTGGCGTGGCCATTTTCAGCGCTGTAAACCGCTATTTGGCTAAAATTATGAACCAATTCCCGCAATATGACGTTGCAATGGAGGAGATTCACCACGTTCATAAGCTTGATGCACCGTCCGGGACAGCCATAACGCTGGCCGAAGATATTATCGAAAACCTCGACAGAAAAGACAAATGGGTGAAAGGTTTGCAGCATCATGCCGACGGAAGTGAGGAAGGAAGCAATACCGTTGCAGCCAACGAACTGCCTATTGCAAGTATCCGACGCGATGAAGTACCGGGCATTCACAGCATCAGCTACGACAGTGAAGCTGACAAAATCACGATAACACACGACGCACACAGCCGAAAAGGGTTTGCCTTGGGTGCTGTCTTAGCCGCTGAATACACAAAAGATCATACGGGATTGCTGACTACCAGCGATCTATTTAAATTCTGA
- the lepB gene encoding signal peptidase I, whose product MIDKEKAKINPRVQWGKFIAVTLCYLLFLFWVGSWWGLIVVPFIYDVYISKKIKWQWWKDAEGPTRFIMGWVDALVFALVAVYFINLFFFQNFVIPSSSLEKSLLTGDYLFVSKVSYGPRIPETPLSMPLTQHTLPIINTKSYIEWPHWDYRRVKGLGHVKLNDIVVFNYPAGDTLCSADTYKDQDYYALCSYIGKSLLASQGMEQPDLKAMNPYSQRDYLESVMAMGRKYMKDNPVEYGEIITRPTDRRENYVKRCVGLPGQTLQIKNRIVYLNGKANKEPDNVQYSYYVKLKGQMPTELMDELGISNEDMASLNQYGYLPLTQRAAKKLAARKDIVADIHLNTDAQTGDLYPLNAYTGWTRDNYGPVWIPKKGATVKLNMKNIAVYERPIRAYEHNDLKVKNGQIYINGRLAHSYTFKMDYYWMMGDNRHNSADSRYWGFVPEDHIVGKPIFIWWSHNPDHPGFSGIRWSRLFNFVDNIK is encoded by the coding sequence ATGATAGATAAGGAAAAAGCCAAGATTAACCCACGCGTTCAATGGGGAAAATTCATTGCTGTCACCCTCTGTTACCTGCTGTTTCTCTTCTGGGTTGGCAGCTGGTGGGGACTGATTGTGGTGCCTTTTATTTACGATGTCTATATCTCTAAGAAGATCAAATGGCAGTGGTGGAAAGACGCTGAAGGCCCAACACGCTTCATCATGGGCTGGGTTGATGCTCTCGTCTTTGCCTTGGTAGCCGTTTATTTCATCAATCTGTTCTTCTTTCAGAACTTCGTTATCCCTTCAAGTTCACTCGAAAAGAGTCTGTTGACAGGCGATTATCTCTTCGTGAGCAAGGTGAGTTACGGGCCACGCATCCCCGAAACACCGCTCAGCATGCCGCTGACACAGCACACACTTCCCATCATCAACACCAAGAGCTATATTGAATGGCCTCATTGGGACTATCGACGCGTGAAGGGATTAGGCCATGTTAAGCTCAATGATATCGTTGTTTTCAACTATCCCGCAGGTGATACGCTCTGCTCTGCCGACACTTATAAAGATCAGGACTATTATGCCCTTTGCTCCTATATCGGCAAAAGTCTGCTTGCTTCGCAGGGCATGGAACAGCCCGATTTGAAGGCAATGAACCCCTATTCACAGCGTGATTATCTCGAAAGTGTCATGGCCATGGGACGTAAATACATGAAAGACAATCCGGTTGAATACGGTGAAATCATCACCCGTCCGACTGACCGCAGAGAGAATTATGTGAAGCGTTGCGTCGGTCTTCCAGGTCAGACGCTGCAGATCAAGAACCGTATTGTCTATCTGAATGGCAAGGCAAACAAGGAACCTGATAACGTTCAATACAGTTACTACGTGAAACTCAAGGGACAGATGCCTACGGAACTGATGGACGAACTCGGCATTTCAAATGAGGATATGGCCAGTCTTAACCAATATGGCTACTTGCCTTTGACACAGAGAGCCGCCAAAAAGCTTGCTGCCCGCAAGGACATCGTGGCTGACATTCACCTGAATACCGACGCACAGACAGGCGACCTCTACCCTCTCAACGCCTATACGGGCTGGACTCGCGACAACTATGGCCCCGTGTGGATACCGAAAAAGGGAGCCACAGTGAAGCTCAATATGAAGAATATCGCCGTCTATGAGCGTCCCATTCGTGCCTATGAGCACAACGATCTGAAGGTGAAAAACGGACAAATCTATATCAATGGACGACTTGCCCACAGCTATACTTTCAAGATGGATTACTACTGGATGATGGGCGACAACCGTCATAACAGTGCAGATTCCCGCTATTGGGGCTTCGTTCCTGAAGACCATATCGTGGGCAAGCCGATATTCATCTGGTGGAGTCACAACCCTGATCATCCCGGTTTCAGCGGCATTCGTTGGAGTCGTCTCTTTAATTTTGTCGATAACATCAAATAG
- a CDS encoding S26 family signal peptidase, protein MMQQLRAWLLSLGIALLLVIVVRSFAFAIYRVPAASVLRQGDRVMVNMLAHGNYKRGQLIVFGTKEKHLGRIRALPGDTLTVAQKRFVIPMVCCEKCLCEHCYAYLVSTGSGQTLVPYHDIIGPASRLFYLPF, encoded by the coding sequence ATGATGCAACAACTACGTGCTTGGCTTCTCAGTCTTGGGATTGCACTGCTTTTAGTCATTGTCGTGCGCTCCTTTGCTTTCGCCATTTACCGTGTCCCGGCAGCCTCCGTGCTGCGCCAGGGCGACCGAGTGATGGTGAACATGTTGGCACATGGCAACTATAAACGGGGCCAACTCATCGTCTTCGGCACGAAAGAAAAGCATTTAGGACGCATCAGAGCCTTGCCCGGAGACACTTTGACGGTTGCCCAAAAGCGCTTCGTTATCCCCATGGTGTGCTGCGAAAAATGCCTTTGTGAGCATTGTTATGCCTATTTGGTCAGCACAGGAAGCGGCCAAACCCTCGTGCCCTACCACGATATTATAGGGCCGGCTTCCCGCCTTTTCTACCTGCCTTTCTGA
- a CDS encoding WbqC family protein translates to MLKTALLSSTYFGPVQWYQKLHRYDQCLIEQHDNFVKQTYRNRCVIPTTNGLQALSIPVSCPEGNQLSKTPMQDIRISDHGNWRHIHWHALCSAYGESPFFMYYEDDLRPFFEQKWTFLIDFNMAITEKMTELLDIRPQIQLTTAFQPIGTCTENAELNSLTDDFRDAIRPKHPDLDSDFIARPYYQVYQQKHGFQPNMSILDLLFNKGNEAVLWL, encoded by the coding sequence ATGTTGAAAACAGCCCTGCTTTCTTCCACCTATTTTGGCCCTGTTCAATGGTATCAGAAGCTACATCGCTATGACCAATGCCTTATCGAACAGCACGACAACTTCGTCAAACAGACCTATCGTAACCGTTGTGTCATACCGACAACCAACGGTTTGCAGGCACTCTCAATACCCGTTTCATGTCCCGAAGGCAACCAACTTTCGAAGACGCCCATGCAGGATATCCGCATCTCTGACCACGGGAACTGGCGTCATATCCATTGGCATGCCCTCTGCTCGGCCTATGGTGAAAGTCCCTTTTTCATGTACTATGAAGACGATTTGCGCCCTTTCTTTGAACAGAAGTGGACATTTCTCATCGACTTTAACATGGCTATCACGGAGAAAATGACAGAACTGCTCGACATTCGACCACAAATACAGCTCACAACTGCATTTCAACCGATAGGTACTTGCACTGAAAACGCCGAACTGAACAGCCTCACCGACGACTTCCGCGACGCCATTCGCCCCAAGCATCCTGACCTTGACAGCGACTTTATTGCCCGCCCCTACTATCAAGTTTATCAGCAGAAACACGGCTTTCAACCCAACATGAGCATCCTCGACCTGCTGTTTAATAAGGGGAACGAGGCTGTGTTGTGGTTGTAG
- a CDS encoding DEAD/DEAH box helicase: MKTFEELGVSEDIRRAIEELGFEHPMPVQEEVIPYLLGNKNDVIALAQTGTGKTAAFGLPLLQKVDARNRATQAIILSPTRELCVQIADDLKDFSKYINGMNIVPVYGGADIRPQIRTIKHGVQIVVATPGRLVDLINRGVMELNQVNNVVLDEADEMLNMGFSDSINAIFEQLPDDRNTLLFSATMSREVEKVAKSYLHDYKEIVVGSRNEGAEHVNHIYYLVHSKDKYLALKRIVDFHPRIFAIIFCRTKIETQEIADKLIKDGYNAEALHGDLSQQQRDLTMQKFRQHTVQLLVATDVAARGLDVNDLTHVINYGLPDDIESYTHRSGRTGRAGKKGTSISIIHVKEKWKVRQIEKQIGKDFIDGELPKPEEICKKQLYKVMDDIMKTDVDEDQIAPYMDDIMRQFEYVDKEDIIKKMVTVTFGRFLDYYKHAPEIEKPMAGKGSRSERGDRSMRGKVSSGRRQHVAESGYRRLFINLGKSDGFYPGEIMQYLNKHVHGRQEVGHIDLLQKFSYIEVPENDAQKVMKALNGTSYKGREVRCNDADEDGHGRAGKRGGRSEKSSRGGRQSRNNNERPQRRQRQHEEENETDWRSLIAGKSIKLKGDEPDFSEEGWARRRPKKK; this comes from the coding sequence TTGAAAACATTTGAAGAATTGGGCGTCAGTGAAGACATTCGCCGCGCCATTGAGGAATTGGGCTTCGAACATCCGATGCCCGTTCAGGAAGAAGTTATCCCCTATTTGTTAGGCAACAAGAATGATGTCATTGCGCTTGCACAGACAGGAACAGGCAAGACTGCAGCCTTCGGACTGCCCCTCTTGCAGAAAGTTGATGCACGGAACCGTGCAACCCAGGCCATTATTCTTAGTCCGACGCGCGAACTCTGCGTGCAGATTGCTGATGATTTGAAAGACTTCAGCAAGTATATCAACGGCATGAACATCGTTCCTGTATATGGAGGTGCCGACATTCGACCACAGATTCGCACCATTAAACACGGTGTGCAGATTGTTGTTGCAACGCCGGGCAGATTGGTAGATCTTATCAATCGTGGTGTAATGGAACTCAACCAAGTGAACAATGTGGTGCTCGATGAGGCTGACGAAATGCTGAACATGGGCTTTTCTGACAGTATCAACGCCATATTTGAGCAGCTCCCGGACGACCGCAACACCCTACTTTTCTCGGCAACGATGAGCCGTGAGGTGGAGAAAGTGGCCAAAAGCTATCTTCACGACTATAAGGAAATCGTCGTAGGAAGCCGTAACGAGGGCGCAGAACACGTGAACCACATCTACTATCTCGTACATTCCAAGGACAAATATCTGGCACTGAAGCGCATCGTTGACTTTCATCCACGTATCTTTGCCATTATCTTCTGTCGCACAAAGATAGAGACTCAGGAGATTGCCGACAAGCTGATCAAAGACGGTTATAACGCCGAAGCATTGCATGGCGACTTGAGTCAGCAGCAACGTGACCTCACCATGCAGAAGTTTCGCCAACATACGGTGCAGCTGCTTGTAGCTACTGACGTCGCTGCCCGTGGGCTTGACGTGAACGATTTGACTCATGTCATTAACTACGGACTGCCCGATGACATCGAAAGTTATACGCACCGAAGTGGCCGAACAGGGCGTGCGGGCAAGAAAGGAACTTCAATCAGCATCATACATGTCAAGGAAAAGTGGAAAGTCAGACAGATAGAAAAGCAGATCGGCAAGGACTTTATCGATGGAGAACTGCCGAAACCCGAGGAAATCTGCAAGAAACAGCTCTATAAGGTGATGGACGACATCATGAAAACTGACGTTGATGAAGACCAGATTGCACCTTACATGGATGATATCATGCGCCAGTTTGAATACGTAGATAAAGAGGACATTATCAAGAAAATGGTAACCGTTACGTTCGGACGCTTCCTTGATTACTACAAGCATGCACCCGAAATAGAGAAGCCAATGGCTGGAAAAGGCAGCCGAAGCGAGCGTGGTGACCGCTCGATGCGCGGCAAGGTGAGCAGCGGACGACGTCAGCATGTGGCCGAAAGTGGCTATCGCCGCCTCTTCATCAATCTTGGAAAGAGTGACGGCTTCTATCCCGGTGAAATCATGCAATACCTCAACAAGCATGTGCATGGACGCCAGGAAGTGGGACATATTGACCTGCTACAGAAATTCTCTTATATCGAAGTGCCCGAGAACGACGCACAGAAAGTGATGAAAGCCCTCAATGGAACAAGCTACAAGGGGCGCGAAGTGCGCTGCAATGATGCCGATGAAGACGGACACGGAAGAGCCGGCAAACGCGGTGGCCGCAGTGAGAAAAGCAGTCGTGGAGGCCGTCAGAGTCGCAACAACAATGAGCGTCCACAACGCCGTCAGCGTCAACATGAAGAAGAAAACGAAACGGATTGGCGCAGTCTTATTGCCGGGAAAAGTATCAAACTCAAAGGAGATGAACCCGACTTCAGCGAAGAAGGTTGGGCAAGAAGACGCCCGAAGAAGAAATAA
- a CDS encoding TlpA disulfide reductase family protein, translating into MNKTIVGLSLLLATQTAIAADGNFTVKAELKNFGDTVVAMIPQGKTYHRDTILVKNNKFTATLHVDEPKDIYLLSMETLHRKENKQLRIVAVPGETLELKGDVTTRYDIGGTKFYQQYGQFDRQLETAQKALNDLGERLSQRIKAGEDRSKVMDEYEAKAPALEKKVNDAIVGFIKQHADWEASAAAVVALGKDEIEEGVSLLSNTVKSGRMKTYYQNIIKAYKEEAEAEAKSKAAQAAGVVAPDFTLNDINGKPLSLSSLKGRYVLLDFWGSWCIWCIRGMPQMKEYYKKYAGKFEILGIDCNDTEAKWKEAVRKHELPWLHVYNPKDSKVLAEYGVQGFPTKILIGPDGKIVKTVVGEDPSFYKFIDEIFKK; encoded by the coding sequence ATGAACAAGACAATTGTAGGTCTTTCACTGTTGCTTGCCACACAGACTGCTATTGCTGCAGATGGCAATTTCACGGTGAAAGCCGAACTGAAAAACTTTGGTGACACGGTGGTGGCTATGATTCCACAGGGCAAAACCTATCATCGCGACACCATACTTGTGAAGAACAACAAGTTCACGGCTACGCTCCATGTAGACGAACCGAAGGATATCTATCTTCTTTCCATGGAGACTTTGCACCGTAAGGAGAACAAACAGCTGCGCATTGTGGCTGTTCCCGGAGAGACCTTGGAACTGAAAGGAGACGTCACCACACGCTATGACATTGGCGGAACGAAGTTCTATCAGCAGTACGGTCAGTTCGACCGACAGCTCGAAACGGCCCAGAAAGCACTCAATGATCTTGGTGAAAGGCTTTCACAACGCATCAAGGCAGGCGAAGACCGCTCAAAGGTGATGGATGAATATGAGGCAAAAGCCCCCGCGCTTGAAAAGAAAGTGAACGATGCAATTGTTGGTTTCATCAAGCAGCATGCCGATTGGGAAGCCAGTGCTGCTGCGGTTGTGGCTCTTGGAAAAGACGAGATTGAAGAAGGAGTCTCACTACTATCGAACACCGTCAAGAGCGGACGAATGAAGACTTACTATCAAAACATCATCAAAGCCTATAAAGAAGAGGCTGAAGCAGAAGCGAAATCAAAGGCTGCCCAGGCTGCCGGTGTCGTGGCTCCCGACTTCACCTTGAACGACATCAACGGCAAACCACTCTCTCTTTCAAGTCTGAAAGGAAGATATGTATTGCTGGATTTCTGGGGTTCATGGTGCATCTGGTGTATCCGCGGCATGCCGCAAATGAAAGAATACTATAAGAAATACGCCGGAAAGTTCGAGATCTTAGGCATTGACTGCAATGATACTGAAGCCAAATGGAAAGAAGCTGTGAGAAAACATGAACTGCCTTGGCTACACGTCTATAATCCTAAGGACAGTAAAGTGCTTGCAGAATATGGCGTTCAAGGCTTCCCAACGAAGATACTTATAGGGCCCGACGGTAAGATTGTGAAGACTGTTGTGGGTGAAGATCCCTCATTCTACAAGTTTATCGACGAGATTTTCAAGAAGTAA
- a CDS encoding superoxide dismutase, whose product MMKIEMPKLAYATTALEPVISEQTINFHYGKHLQNYVNTLSSLVKDTEWDSKSVEEIVKGAPEGPIFNNAGQVLNHALYFEQFRAPRHNNLPEGRILNAINDAFGNFDNFKAQFTQAATTLFGSGWAWLSQQADGKLVITKEANGSNPLRHGLTPLYGLDVWEHAYYLDFQNRRADHVAASWDIVDWEKVEERLK is encoded by the coding sequence ATGATGAAAATAGAAATGCCAAAATTGGCTTATGCAACAACGGCCTTGGAGCCTGTTATCAGCGAACAGACTATCAACTTCCACTATGGTAAGCATCTGCAGAACTACGTTAATACACTTAGTTCGCTTGTAAAAGACACCGAATGGGACAGTAAAAGCGTGGAAGAAATCGTGAAAGGAGCACCCGAAGGCCCGATTTTCAACAATGCAGGACAGGTGTTAAACCACGCACTCTACTTTGAACAGTTCCGTGCTCCACGCCATAACAACCTGCCTGAAGGCCGAATTCTGAATGCTATCAACGACGCATTTGGCAACTTCGACAATTTCAAAGCGCAGTTTACACAGGCAGCAACGACGCTGTTTGGTTCGGGTTGGGCCTGGCTTTCGCAACAGGCTGACGGCAAACTCGTCATTACCAAGGAGGCAAACGGCAGCAATCCGCTGCGTCACGGCCTTACACCTCTCTACGGACTTGACGTGTGGGAACATGCCTACTACCTTGACTTCCAGAACCGACGTGCCGACCATGTCGCTGCAAGTTGGGACATTGTGGACTGGGAGAAGGTGGAAGAAAGGTTGAAGTAA
- a CDS encoding RNA polymerase sigma factor, translating into MMTRDQFVRQISQEQAALRRFLTALCCGNSTTADDMAQDTLLKAYMQLSQYDERGRFSSWLMKIAYRVFIDNRRKLKSHAEEPIASAKIIQDAQQTDNTFRYQALYIALEALSEKVRITMLLHYMQGYQVKEIAEITDATESAVKKQLSRGREELKKRLKDE; encoded by the coding sequence ATGATGACAAGAGACCAATTCGTCAGGCAAATCAGTCAGGAACAAGCGGCATTGCGTCGGTTCCTGACGGCTTTGTGCTGTGGCAACAGCACAACAGCTGACGACATGGCTCAAGACACATTGCTGAAAGCCTACATGCAGTTGTCGCAATATGATGAACGCGGACGGTTTTCTTCGTGGCTGATGAAGATAGCCTACCGCGTATTCATTGACAACCGGCGAAAGTTGAAAAGCCATGCAGAAGAACCGATAGCAAGTGCTAAAATCATTCAAGACGCGCAGCAAACCGATAACACCTTTCGCTATCAAGCCCTATACATTGCGTTAGAAGCCCTATCAGAAAAAGTGCGGATAACAATGCTGTTACATTACATGCAAGGCTATCAGGTGAAAGAAATAGCCGAAATAACCGATGCCACAGAGAGTGCCGTCAAGAAGCAACTCTCGCGGGGTCGCGAAGAACTTAAAAAGAGATTGAAAGATGAATGA
- a CDS encoding PTS cellobiose transporter subunit IIC, giving the protein MNEDKFFKNMLADYRPQLSDDNAFMQKLQRQMTLIDEVKAYQQAQKQKNKHIASFTFAVGLLLGCIATLVIFTLPTPAEGLIFSAKTTLMTFLLQNILYIGLAIGAVTIGVSWWLSKRAEAWSFSF; this is encoded by the coding sequence ATGAATGAGGATAAGTTTTTCAAAAATATGTTAGCAGATTATCGTCCACAACTGTCAGACGACAACGCTTTCATGCAGAAACTGCAACGGCAGATGACGCTCATCGACGAGGTGAAAGCCTATCAGCAGGCACAGAAACAGAAGAACAAGCACATTGCCTCCTTTACATTCGCTGTGGGCCTACTATTGGGTTGCATCGCTACATTAGTCATCTTCACGCTCCCAACGCCTGCAGAGGGGCTTATTTTCAGTGCAAAAACAACGCTGATGACATTCCTGTTACAGAACATTCTGTATATAGGTTTGGCTATCGGTGCTGTCACAATCGGTGTCTCCTGGTGGCTGTCCAAGAGAGCAGAAGCCTGGAGTTTCAGCTTCTGA
- a CDS encoding succinate dehydrogenase/fumarate reductase iron-sulfur subunit has protein sequence MAKNISFTIKYWKQNGPQDQGHFDTREMKNIPDDTSFLEMLDILNEELIDDGQEPFVFDHDCREGICGMCSLYINGTPHGKTERGATTCQLYMRRFNDGDVITVEPWRSAGFPVIKDCMVDRSAFDKIIQAGGYTSIRTGQAQDANAILISKENADEAMDCATCIGCGACVAACKNGSAMLFVSSKVSQLALLPQGKPEAARRAKAMVARMDELGFGNCTNTRACEAVCPKNEKIANIARLNREFIKAKFGD, from the coding sequence ATGGCAAAGAATATATCATTCACAATAAAGTATTGGAAACAGAATGGTCCACAAGACCAGGGACATTTCGATACACGCGAGATGAAGAATATCCCTGACGACACCTCGTTCCTTGAGATGCTCGATATTCTGAACGAAGAACTCATCGACGACGGTCAGGAACCTTTCGTTTTCGACCACGACTGCCGTGAGGGTATCTGCGGTATGTGCTCACTTTATATCAACGGTACACCTCATGGAAAGACCGAGCGCGGTGCAACAACCTGCCAACTCTATATGCGTCGTTTCAATGATGGCGACGTTATCACCGTAGAGCCTTGGCGTTCTGCAGGCTTCCCTGTTATCAAAGACTGCATGGTTGACCGCTCCGCATTCGATAAAATCATTCAGGCTGGCGGCTATACTTCTATCCGCACAGGTCAGGCTCAGGATGCCAATGCAATCCTGATCAGCAAAGAAAATGCAGACGAAGCTATGGACTGCGCCACTTGTATCGGTTGCGGTGCCTGCGTAGCTGCTTGTAAGAACGGTTCTGCAATGCTCTTTGTAAGTTCTAAGGTGAGCCAGTTGGCACTCCTTCCACAAGGTAAGCCCGAGGCCGCACGACGTGCCAAGGCGATGGTTGCCAGAATGGATGAGCTTGGTTTCGGTAACTGCACGAACACCCGTGCATGCGAAGCTGTATGCCCTAAGAACGAGAAAATTGCCAATATAGCCCGTCTTAACCGCGAGTTTATCAAGGCAAAATTCGGTGATTAA
- a CDS encoding four helix bundle protein: MKTHKDLTVWQKAMELVMEVYKATKMFPREEIFGLTSQMRRAVVSIPSNIAEGYGRLHQRETENFLSIALGSACELETQLILSKDLGYISLDEVEQLTIEVQNIIKMLAALIKSLGK, encoded by the coding sequence ATGAAGACTCATAAGGATTTAACCGTCTGGCAAAAGGCTATGGAACTGGTCATGGAGGTTTATAAAGCCACCAAAATGTTCCCTCGGGAAGAAATCTTCGGATTGACTTCTCAAATGCGCAGAGCTGTCGTGTCAATTCCTTCCAACATAGCCGAGGGCTACGGAAGACTCCATCAGCGTGAAACTGAAAACTTCCTTAGCATAGCATTAGGCTCTGCATGTGAGTTGGAAACACAGTTAATCCTTTCGAAGGATTTGGGTTATATTTCTTTAGATGAAGTAGAACAGTTGACTATTGAAGTGCAAAATATCATCAAGATGTTAGCTGCTTTGATAAAATCATTAGGCAAATAA